Proteins encoded by one window of Brevibacterium atlanticum:
- the exaC gene encoding acetaldehyde dehydrogenase ExaC, whose translation MAVYSAPGTDGSLVTFKPRYENYIGGEWVPPKDGNYFENITPVTGQVFTEIPSSTADDVETALDAAWAAAPTWGKTSATERANILLKIADRIESNLEMLAVAETWDNGKGIREPLAADLPLAVDHFRYFASAIRAQEGGISQIDDDTVAYHFHEPLGVVGQIIPWNFPLLMATWKLAPALAAGNCVVLKPAEQTPASILVLAELIGDLLPPGVLNIINGFGVEAGKPLASNKRIRKIAFTGETTTGRLIMQYASQNIIPVTLELGGKSPNIFFGDVLAADDSYRDKALEGFAMFALNQGEVCTCPSRALVQESIFDDFVAAGIERVCAVKQGNPLDTDTQVGAQASNDQYEKIMSYLQIGKDEGAEVLIGGDKAELDGDLAGGYYIQPTIFKGTNSMRIFQEEIFGPVVALTSFTDYDDAISTANDTLYGLGAGVWARNGNTAYRAGRDIQAGRVWVNNYHAYPAHAAFGGYKSSGIGRENHLMMLDHYQQTKNLLVSYSENAQGFF comes from the coding sequence ATGGCAGTCTACTCAGCACCCGGTACCGACGGTTCGCTCGTCACGTTCAAGCCGCGCTACGAGAACTACATCGGCGGGGAGTGGGTGCCCCCGAAAGACGGCAACTACTTCGAGAACATCACTCCCGTGACCGGTCAGGTCTTCACCGAGATCCCCAGCTCCACCGCCGACGATGTCGAAACCGCCCTCGACGCCGCCTGGGCCGCCGCGCCGACCTGGGGGAAGACGTCGGCAACGGAACGCGCGAACATTCTGCTCAAGATCGCCGACCGCATCGAATCCAACCTCGAAATGCTCGCCGTCGCCGAGACCTGGGACAACGGCAAGGGCATCCGCGAACCGCTGGCCGCCGACCTCCCGCTGGCCGTCGACCACTTCCGCTACTTCGCCTCGGCGATCCGTGCGCAGGAAGGTGGCATCTCGCAGATCGACGACGACACCGTCGCCTACCACTTCCACGAGCCCCTCGGTGTCGTCGGACAGATCATTCCCTGGAACTTCCCCCTGCTCATGGCCACATGGAAGCTCGCTCCGGCGCTCGCCGCCGGCAACTGCGTCGTCCTCAAACCCGCCGAGCAGACCCCGGCCTCGATCCTCGTCCTCGCCGAACTCATCGGCGACCTGCTGCCGCCCGGAGTCCTCAACATCATCAACGGCTTCGGCGTCGAAGCCGGCAAACCGCTGGCCTCGAACAAGCGCATCCGCAAGATCGCGTTCACCGGTGAGACCACGACCGGACGCCTGATCATGCAGTACGCCTCGCAGAACATCATCCCGGTGACCCTCGAACTCGGCGGCAAGTCACCGAACATCTTCTTCGGCGACGTCCTCGCCGCCGACGACAGCTACCGCGACAAAGCGCTCGAAGGCTTCGCGATGTTCGCCCTCAACCAGGGCGAGGTCTGCACCTGCCCGTCCCGCGCACTCGTCCAGGAATCGATCTTCGACGACTTCGTCGCCGCCGGCATCGAACGCGTGTGCGCCGTCAAACAAGGCAACCCGCTCGACACGGACACCCAGGTCGGTGCGCAGGCCTCGAACGACCAGTACGAGAAGATCATGTCCTACCTCCAGATCGGCAAGGACGAAGGCGCCGAAGTGCTCATCGGCGGCGACAAAGCCGAACTCGACGGTGACCTCGCCGGCGGCTATTACATCCAGCCCACGATCTTCAAGGGCACGAACTCGATGCGCATCTTCCAGGAGGAGATCTTCGGACCCGTCGTCGCACTCACCTCGTTCACCGACTACGACGATGCGATCTCCACGGCTAACGACACCCTCTATGGCCTCGGCGCCGGAGTCTGGGCCCGCAACGGCAACACCGCCTACCGTGCCGGCCGCGACATCCAAGCCGGTCGCGTCTGGGTGAACAACTACCACGCCTACCCCGCACACGCGGCGTTCGGCGGTTACAAGTCCTCGGGCATCGGACGTGAGAACCACCTGATGATGCTCGACCACTACCAGCAGACGAAGAACCTGCTGGTCAGTTACTCCGAAAATGCACAAGGATTCTTCTGA
- a CDS encoding DUF779 domain-containing protein, translated as MSDTTDTAALESTPTIEGEEKSRVAMTQATVDLLTSLVDKHGQLMFHQSGGCCDGSSPMCFPEGDFLTSEADVLLGHFELPIDDAEKAGLDFWMSTEQFEYWKHTHLTIDVVPGRGSGFSVESPTGNRFIIRSALMDAA; from the coding sequence ATGAGTGATACCACCGACACAGCCGCTCTCGAGTCGACCCCGACGATCGAGGGCGAAGAGAAATCGCGGGTGGCGATGACTCAGGCCACCGTCGACCTGCTGACCAGCCTCGTCGATAAGCACGGACAGCTGATGTTCCACCAGTCCGGCGGCTGCTGTGACGGGTCGTCGCCGATGTGCTTCCCCGAAGGCGACTTCCTCACCTCGGAGGCTGACGTGCTGCTGGGCCACTTCGAACTGCCGATCGACGACGCCGAGAAGGCCGGCCTGGACTTCTGGATGTCGACCGAGCAATTCGAGTACTGGAAGCATACGCATCTGACCATCGATGTGGTGCCCGGACGCGGCAGCGGCTTCAGCGTCGAATCGCCGACGGGCAACCGCTTCATCATCCGCTCGGCGCTCATGGACGCCGCCTGA
- a CDS encoding alkylhydroperoxidase domain protein — protein sequence MPDIINALAGITAGDPLDQLRDHRAQAKENAQLSFEALLEPEDPRGVSYRERYAVAAFTAGLLGSDSAEEFYRDLLRDEDEAASWSVAELLDEAVLALDSHTEVRGPYGIFESAALSAENVPGPWFTADAQSQETLGARLIAGLEFAHLLALHPRDSRPAHLALLLEAGWDEDGIVTLAQLVSFLNFQIRISTGLAALAHAPAATGAPAPGSLPREPEGAGTADQDGAAASARGVDALAAVGDRVNTYPDLKRPELFQQSGLGWVPWIAPVAEADLTEIQREALIEAGRAKNPYFRLLARDPAALRARTLTDLDIFFNTTDGLGRAERELAATAASRLNGCLFCASIHSDRATEESGRRDTVQVLLDEGVDGRLGDPVWDAVVEASVALTLTPQSFGPAQVSSLREAGLEDGDIVDALNCAAFFNWANRLMLSLGEPEQLTPGK from the coding sequence ATGCCCGACATCATCAATGCCCTGGCCGGGATCACGGCGGGGGATCCCCTCGATCAGCTCCGCGATCACCGCGCGCAGGCGAAGGAGAATGCCCAACTGAGCTTCGAGGCTCTCCTCGAACCCGAGGATCCGCGGGGCGTGTCCTACCGGGAGCGCTATGCGGTGGCCGCGTTCACGGCCGGACTGCTCGGTTCGGACAGCGCCGAGGAGTTCTATCGTGATCTCCTCCGGGACGAAGACGAAGCCGCGTCCTGGTCGGTCGCGGAACTCCTCGACGAGGCGGTGCTCGCGCTCGATTCGCACACCGAGGTGCGCGGACCCTACGGGATCTTCGAATCCGCGGCCCTGTCGGCGGAGAATGTGCCCGGACCGTGGTTCACCGCCGATGCCCAGTCACAAGAGACCTTGGGAGCCCGGCTCATCGCGGGACTCGAGTTCGCTCATCTCCTCGCGCTCCATCCGCGCGATTCGCGGCCGGCGCACCTCGCCCTGCTGCTCGAGGCCGGATGGGACGAGGACGGCATCGTCACCCTCGCCCAGCTCGTGTCGTTCCTCAACTTCCAGATCCGCATCAGCACCGGGCTGGCGGCACTCGCCCACGCGCCGGCAGCGACCGGTGCCCCGGCCCCGGGCTCTCTGCCACGGGAACCCGAGGGTGCGGGCACGGCCGATCAGGACGGTGCGGCCGCCTCGGCGCGGGGAGTCGATGCCCTGGCCGCTGTCGGAGATCGGGTGAACACGTACCCCGACCTCAAGCGGCCCGAACTCTTCCAGCAGTCCGGTCTGGGGTGGGTGCCGTGGATTGCCCCGGTCGCCGAGGCGGATCTCACGGAGATTCAGCGGGAGGCGCTCATCGAGGCGGGGCGGGCGAAGAACCCGTACTTCCGGCTGCTGGCCCGGGACCCCGCGGCCCTGCGGGCGCGGACGCTGACGGATCTCGACATCTTCTTCAACACCACCGACGGTCTCGGGCGGGCCGAACGCGAACTCGCGGCGACGGCGGCCTCACGGCTCAACGGGTGCCTGTTCTGCGCTTCGATCCACTCGGATCGGGCGACGGAGGAATCGGGTCGGCGCGACACCGTTCAGGTCCTCCTCGATGAAGGAGTCGACGGCCGCCTCGGCGATCCTGTGTGGGATGCCGTCGTCGAGGCCTCGGTCGCGCTGACGCTGACTCCGCAGTCGTTCGGACCCGCGCAGGTGAGCTCACTGCGGGAGGCCGGCCTCGAGGACGGCGACATCGTCGATGCACTCAACTGTGCGGCGTTCTTCAACTGGGCGAACCGGCTGATGCTCTCGCTCGGGGAACCGGAACAGTTGACGCCGGGGAAGTGA
- a CDS encoding putative FMN-dependent luciferase-like monooxygenase — MTGFTSDQSPTGPKLGFFTRLLEDASAPQRYRFALEQIEVAERFGVHSAWIAQHHFSAAEGGLPSPLVFLSHAAARTSRIRLGTAIITLPMENPVRVAEDAAVTDILARGRLEIGLGSGGNPKSFPAFGTTFADRREVFADNLDTLRTLLSGQALPTEHLLYPGPDSAPADGTASAPSLADRLWQATFSSRGAGAAGAAGDGLMLSRTQPRPEENTGASLDEVQLPVIDTYLSQLPEGVAPRILASRTAVVADAEDLPRLREITEPALRAEADRLVGYDTSALSLDELLIATDTYLGTPEQVIDRLSHDRVLDRVTDVSFQVHSVPATNETALRSIELLATEVAPALGLSVDAEQVV, encoded by the coding sequence ATGACAGGCTTCACCAGCGACCAGAGTCCGACCGGACCGAAGCTCGGGTTCTTCACCCGCCTGCTCGAGGACGCCTCGGCTCCCCAGCGCTACCGCTTCGCCCTCGAACAGATCGAGGTTGCCGAGCGCTTCGGTGTCCATTCCGCATGGATCGCCCAGCATCACTTCTCCGCGGCCGAGGGCGGCCTGCCCTCGCCCCTCGTCTTCCTCTCCCATGCCGCTGCCCGCACCTCCCGGATCCGGTTGGGCACGGCGATCATCACCCTGCCGATGGAGAACCCGGTGCGTGTCGCCGAGGATGCCGCGGTCACCGACATCCTTGCCCGCGGTCGCCTCGAGATCGGACTCGGCTCGGGCGGGAACCCGAAGTCGTTCCCCGCATTCGGAACGACCTTCGCGGACCGCCGCGAGGTCTTCGCCGACAATCTCGACACCCTGCGCACCCTGCTGTCAGGTCAGGCGCTGCCGACCGAACATCTCCTCTACCCCGGACCGGACTCCGCCCCGGCCGATGGCACCGCCTCGGCGCCGAGCCTGGCCGACCGGCTGTGGCAGGCGACGTTCTCCTCTCGTGGTGCCGGAGCGGCCGGCGCTGCCGGCGACGGGCTCATGCTCTCGCGCACCCAGCCCAGGCCGGAGGAGAACACGGGCGCCAGCCTCGACGAGGTGCAGCTGCCCGTCATCGACACCTACCTCTCCCAACTGCCCGAGGGCGTCGCACCGCGGATCCTCGCCTCCCGCACCGCGGTGGTCGCCGACGCCGAGGATCTGCCCAGGCTGCGTGAGATCACCGAACCGGCCCTGCGTGCCGAAGCCGACCGCCTCGTCGGCTATGACACCTCAGCACTGAGCCTCGACGAACTCCTCATCGCCACCGACACGTATCTCGGCACCCCCGAACAGGTCATCGACCGGCTGTCTCACGATCGGGTCCTCGACCGGGTCACCGATGTCAGCTTCCAGGTCCATTCGGTGCCTGCGACGAACGAGACCGCCCTGCGTTCGATCGAACTTTTGGCCACCGAGGTCGCCCCTGCACTCGGTCTGAGTGTGGACGCGGAGCAGGTGGTCTGA
- a CDS encoding dipeptide ABC transporter ATP-binding protein — protein sequence MTESPLLRIDGLTVDYSRRGGPSTPAVSELDLVVRPGSMTAVVGESGSGKSTTANAVIGLLPSSAQVTAGRIHLGDVELTGLGATGWRGVRGAQIGYVPQDPGASLNPLQTVGKSVAEALRIHRRAGRAEARRQVIDLLERVGIDQPEKRADQFPHELSGGMRQRVLIASAIALRPRLLIADEPTSALDVTMQKQVLDLLDELRAETGMGILFITHDLAVAGERADELLVMQAGRVVESGQAERIFSRPETEYTSRLLADAPALRTKVRRQTPAEAADPSARPFVSVDALTQVFDRTGDQVIGVEDVTFTVDRGTTHGIVGESGSGKTTTGKALAGFLSPQSGHLRIGDVDAADFGRSGRDRARLRQFRRTVQLVHQNPFSALDPKHSIRSTLTEPLRNFRIGDRSSRPRLVAEIMDRVALPQDFLERRPAELSGGQLQRVAIARALIVEPELVVFDEAVSALDVTVQAQILTLLDQLQRESDLTYVFITHDLAVVRQIADTVSVMSRGHLVESGGTEQIFAHPASEYTRALLEAIPTPVALSAGTQQTGSRPSSPTLLTTAAES from the coding sequence ATGACCGAGTCCCCGCTGTTGCGCATCGACGGACTCACCGTCGACTACTCCCGCCGAGGCGGCCCCTCGACTCCGGCCGTGAGCGAACTCGACCTCGTGGTCCGTCCCGGTTCGATGACCGCCGTGGTCGGCGAATCCGGGTCGGGGAAGTCGACGACGGCCAACGCCGTCATCGGTCTCCTCCCTTCCTCCGCGCAGGTCACGGCCGGGCGGATCCACCTCGGTGATGTCGAGCTGACGGGCCTCGGTGCCACCGGCTGGCGCGGTGTGCGCGGAGCCCAGATCGGGTACGTTCCGCAGGATCCGGGAGCTTCGCTCAATCCGCTGCAGACCGTCGGGAAGTCCGTGGCCGAAGCGCTGCGCATCCACCGCCGGGCCGGCCGGGCCGAGGCGCGCAGGCAGGTCATCGACCTGCTCGAGCGGGTCGGCATCGACCAGCCGGAGAAGCGGGCCGATCAGTTCCCGCACGAACTCTCCGGAGGCATGCGCCAACGTGTGCTCATCGCGTCGGCCATCGCTCTGCGTCCGCGCCTGCTCATCGCCGACGAACCGACCTCGGCCCTCGACGTGACCATGCAGAAGCAGGTGCTCGACCTCCTCGACGAACTGCGTGCGGAAACCGGGATGGGCATCCTCTTCATCACCCACGATCTCGCCGTCGCCGGCGAACGCGCCGACGAGCTGCTGGTCATGCAGGCCGGCCGCGTCGTCGAGTCGGGGCAGGCCGAGCGCATCTTCTCCCGCCCGGAGACCGAGTACACCTCGCGGCTGCTCGCCGACGCTCCGGCGCTGCGCACGAAAGTCCGCAGGCAGACCCCCGCCGAGGCGGCCGACCCCTCCGCGCGCCCGTTCGTCTCCGTCGATGCGCTCACCCAGGTCTTCGACCGCACCGGCGACCAGGTCATCGGTGTCGAGGACGTCACCTTCACCGTCGACCGCGGCACCACCCACGGCATCGTCGGGGAATCGGGGTCGGGCAAGACGACGACGGGCAAGGCGCTGGCCGGTTTCCTCAGCCCCCAGTCCGGGCACCTGCGCATCGGCGACGTCGATGCCGCCGACTTCGGCCGTTCGGGACGGGATCGGGCGCGGTTGCGTCAGTTCCGCCGCACCGTCCAGCTCGTGCATCAGAACCCGTTCTCGGCACTCGACCCGAAGCATTCGATCCGCTCGACCCTGACCGAACCGCTGCGCAACTTCCGCATCGGCGACCGGTCGAGTAGGCCCCGCCTCGTCGCCGAGATCATGGACCGGGTGGCGCTGCCGCAGGACTTCCTCGAGCGGCGACCGGCCGAACTCTCCGGCGGGCAGCTGCAGCGGGTGGCGATCGCCCGAGCCCTCATCGTCGAACCCGAACTCGTCGTCTTCGACGAAGCGGTGTCGGCTCTCGACGTCACGGTGCAGGCACAGATCCTCACCCTCCTCGACCAGCTCCAGCGGGAGTCGGACCTGACGTACGTGTTCATCACCCACGACCTCGCCGTGGTCCGGCAGATCGCTGATACGGTGTCAGTGATGTCGCGCGGGCACCTCGTCGAATCCGGTGGGACCGAGCAGATCTTCGCTCACCCCGCCAGCGAGTACACGCGTGCCCTCCTCGAGGCGATACCGACTCCGGTCGCGCTCTCGGCCGGCACACAGCAGACCGGTTCGCGACCCTCGTCCCCGACACTGCTGACCACAGCAGCAGAAAGCTGA
- a CDS encoding ABC transporter permease gives MSLTDVFTRSRSPRPQGRRPRLSGSAITPATVVSALILLIAVAWALFPGLFTHFDPNDGGDTPALLPPSLEHWFGTDQTGRDAFTRVVYGASQSLLAALVAVAVGLVVGTAIGLIAGTRKGWLDDVLMRLIDVLLSIPAILLSLSIVVVLGFGTINAAIAVGVTAIAQFARLARSQAVQINTSDYVAAAYGSGGTFRSVLVRHILPNSISPVLSLAVLQIGSAILQISTLGFLGYGTPPPTPEWGLIIAEGRNFVATAWWLTVFPGIVVMAIVLATHQIGNTLRKVTS, from the coding sequence ATGAGCCTCACCGATGTCTTCACCCGCTCGCGGAGCCCGCGACCGCAGGGCCGACGACCCAGGCTGAGCGGCTCCGCGATCACCCCGGCCACCGTCGTGTCCGCCCTCATCCTGCTCATCGCCGTCGCGTGGGCTCTGTTTCCCGGCCTGTTCACACATTTCGACCCGAACGACGGCGGGGACACCCCGGCTCTGCTGCCGCCGAGCCTCGAGCACTGGTTCGGCACCGATCAGACCGGTCGTGATGCGTTCACCCGCGTCGTCTACGGTGCCTCCCAATCGCTGTTGGCTGCGCTCGTGGCCGTGGCCGTCGGGCTCGTCGTCGGCACCGCGATCGGACTCATCGCCGGCACCCGGAAGGGGTGGCTCGATGATGTGCTCATGCGGCTCATCGACGTGCTGCTCTCGATCCCCGCGATCCTGCTCAGCCTCTCGATCGTCGTCGTCCTCGGCTTCGGCACGATCAACGCGGCCATCGCCGTCGGCGTCACCGCCATCGCCCAGTTCGCCCGCCTCGCACGATCGCAGGCGGTGCAGATCAACACGAGCGATTATGTTGCCGCAGCCTACGGATCCGGCGGCACGTTTCGCTCCGTGCTCGTCCGCCACATCCTCCCGAACTCGATCTCGCCCGTGCTCTCACTGGCGGTGCTGCAGATCGGTTCCGCGATCCTCCAGATCTCCACGCTCGGGTTCCTCGGTTACGGCACGCCGCCGCCGACCCCCGAATGGGGCCTCATCATCGCCGAGGGACGCAACTTCGTCGCCACCGCATGGTGGCTGACCGTGTTCCCCGGCATCGTGGTCATGGCGATCGTGCTCGCCACCCACCAGATCGGCAACACCCTGCGAAAGGTGACATCATGA
- a CDS encoding ABC transporter permease, translating to MILDIRYLALRLGQAILVLLLAFTAAFILLSLIPGDGVTARFADPALGLSPDQIADIREATGADDSWASRYLLSLTGFLTGDFGYSVQTGAAVSTIIAAALPSTAVLAASGFVTAVVLAVIIAVLATSGPTAGPLSWIRRILDSVPSLFISIPVFWLGILLIQVFSFQLGFVSVVEPGPAEALVLPTLTVAVPLSAPIAQVLIRSITEVQASGFVKVTTAKGASQSWLLVHTVARNAVLPGLTIIGLVFGELVAGAVVTETVFGRNGIGLITAQAVTHRDNPILLAVVVIATFGYVIINLVVDLLYPVIDVRLRTKRSAASANKALRNHDEPTRRALTASAASVGVDLDWAQTPGDTTAKGSES from the coding sequence ATGATCCTCGACATCCGCTACCTCGCCCTCCGCCTCGGGCAGGCGATCCTCGTCCTGCTCCTGGCGTTCACCGCGGCGTTCATCCTGCTCAGCCTCATTCCCGGCGACGGCGTGACCGCCCGCTTCGCCGATCCCGCGCTGGGCCTCTCCCCCGACCAGATCGCGGATATCCGGGAGGCGACCGGCGCCGACGACTCGTGGGCCAGCCGCTATCTCCTCAGCCTCACAGGCTTCCTCACCGGGGACTTCGGATACTCGGTGCAGACCGGAGCCGCCGTATCGACGATCATCGCCGCGGCCCTGCCCTCGACTGCGGTGCTCGCGGCCTCGGGATTCGTCACCGCCGTCGTGCTCGCCGTCATCATCGCCGTCCTCGCCACGTCCGGCCCGACCGCCGGGCCGCTGTCCTGGATCCGCCGGATCCTCGACTCGGTGCCGAGCCTGTTCATCTCGATCCCCGTGTTCTGGCTCGGGATCCTCCTCATCCAGGTCTTCTCCTTCCAGCTCGGGTTCGTCTCCGTCGTCGAACCCGGCCCCGCCGAGGCGCTCGTCCTTCCGACGCTGACCGTGGCGGTTCCGCTCTCGGCCCCGATCGCGCAGGTCCTCATCCGCTCGATCACCGAGGTCCAGGCCTCCGGGTTCGTCAAGGTCACCACCGCCAAGGGTGCCTCCCAGTCATGGCTGCTCGTCCACACCGTCGCCCGCAACGCGGTGCTTCCGGGACTGACGATCATCGGATTGGTATTCGGCGAACTCGTCGCCGGTGCCGTGGTCACCGAAACCGTGTTCGGCCGCAACGGCATCGGCCTCATCACCGCTCAGGCCGTGACTCACCGGGACAATCCGATCCTGCTCGCCGTCGTCGTGATCGCGACCTTCGGCTACGTCATCATCAACCTCGTCGTGGACCTCCTCTACCCCGTCATCGACGTCCGTCTGCGAACGAAACGCAGCGCCGCCTCGGCGAACAAGGCCCTGCGCAACCACGACGAACCCACCCGGCGAGCGCTGACGGCCTCTGCGGCCAGCGTCGGGGTCGACCTCGACTGGGCCCAGACGCCTGGGGACACCACAGCGAAGGGCAGCGAATCATGA
- a CDS encoding TIGR04028 family ABC transporter substrate-binding protein: protein MLGLGLGIGSIALFSACTPTDTSPLADGRPEQGGVLTYFEPQTWTLLYPPSVGFYPNGGIMNNISARLLWQDPKTLELHPWLAIELPETNADATSYTFTLRRGVTYSDGTPLTPENVAKNFDLFGKGDESRTLPVSEQISNYERSEVLDDRRVRFHFSAPSPGFAQATSTMNAGLLSDSTLDLDAEGFGPGGAKQIHTCGPFYITDETIGTKLSVRVREDYDWAPPHLKHQGRAHLDGIDYLTNNEYSVRIGAVLSGQADGVRDVQAPDESRVTEQGLRLYAKATNGINNSINFRFRHDLLADIDVRRALIAAIDRQEIVDKLFTPNYPLATGLLAKGAMGYKDQSGSWVYDPDEAGRLLDKAGWTERNSAGYRVKDGRPLALTVNIALPQPRSNEVQTLIQQQLRRVGVRLSINPGDQSKQTLDALELDTVQIYHSMVARADFDNLRSNYSSVNRDVFLNGPDRTDADDGSVDPKVDELLDALAAEPDAKKRQSAAEKVQDYLVDRAYVLPFFEEPQVFAFRRRVHGFATEPVGRPDFYGTWLAGEK, encoded by the coding sequence ATGCTCGGCCTCGGACTCGGGATCGGATCGATCGCTCTCTTCAGCGCCTGCACTCCCACGGACACCTCGCCCCTGGCCGACGGCAGACCGGAACAGGGTGGAGTGCTCACGTACTTCGAACCGCAGACCTGGACTCTGCTCTACCCGCCGTCGGTCGGCTTCTACCCCAACGGCGGGATCATGAACAACATCTCCGCACGTCTGCTGTGGCAGGACCCGAAGACCCTCGAGCTGCATCCGTGGTTGGCGATCGAGCTGCCTGAGACCAACGCCGATGCCACGAGCTACACGTTCACACTCCGTCGTGGAGTCACCTACTCCGACGGGACCCCGCTGACCCCGGAGAATGTCGCGAAGAACTTCGACCTGTTCGGCAAGGGCGACGAATCGCGCACCCTGCCGGTGTCCGAGCAGATCTCGAACTATGAGCGCAGCGAAGTCCTCGATGACCGCCGTGTGCGCTTCCACTTCTCCGCGCCCTCCCCCGGGTTCGCGCAGGCGACCTCGACGATGAATGCCGGTCTGCTCTCCGATTCGACCCTCGATCTCGATGCCGAGGGCTTCGGTCCCGGCGGAGCGAAGCAGATCCACACCTGCGGACCCTTTTACATCACGGATGAGACCATCGGTACGAAGCTCTCGGTCCGGGTCCGCGAGGACTACGACTGGGCTCCCCCGCACCTGAAGCATCAGGGCCGAGCCCACCTCGACGGCATCGACTATCTGACGAACAACGAATACTCGGTGCGCATCGGAGCCGTGCTCTCCGGCCAGGCCGACGGCGTCCGCGACGTCCAGGCGCCAGACGAATCCCGCGTGACTGAACAGGGTCTGCGCCTCTATGCGAAGGCGACGAACGGAATCAACAACAGCATCAACTTCCGGTTCCGCCACGATCTGCTGGCCGATATCGACGTCCGCCGCGCACTCATCGCCGCCATCGACCGGCAGGAGATCGTCGACAAGCTCTTCACCCCGAACTATCCGCTGGCCACCGGTCTGCTCGCCAAGGGAGCGATGGGCTACAAGGACCAGTCGGGTTCGTGGGTCTACGACCCCGATGAAGCCGGCCGACTCCTCGACAAGGCCGGCTGGACCGAACGCAATTCGGCGGGCTATCGCGTCAAGGACGGGCGGCCGTTGGCGCTGACCGTCAACATCGCCCTCCCCCAGCCCCGCTCGAACGAGGTCCAGACCCTCATCCAACAGCAGCTGCGCCGCGTCGGCGTGCGCCTGTCGATCAACCCCGGAGACCAGTCGAAGCAGACACTCGACGCCCTCGAACTCGACACCGTGCAGATATACCATTCGATGGTCGCCCGCGCCGACTTCGACAACCTGCGCTCGAACTACTCCTCGGTCAACCGTGACGTCTTCCTCAACGGCCCCGACCGCACCGATGCCGACGACGGCTCCGTCGATCCGAAGGTCGACGAACTCCTCGACGCCCTCGCGGCCGAACCCGATGCGAAGAAGCGCCAGAGCGCCGCCGAGAAGGTCCAGGACTACCTCGTCGACCGGGCCTACGTGCTGCCGTTCTTCGAAGAGCCGCAGGTCTTCGCCTTCCGCCGCCGCGTCCACGGCTTCGCCACCGAACCCGTCGGCCGTCCCGACTTCTACGGCACCTGGCTGGCAGGAGAGAAATGA
- a CDS encoding VOC family protein, translating into MSLAADFDHLVVAVPNLADSVEQCHNVLGVRPIPGGAHPGLGTANALLGLEVAALGPGARTYLEILGPDPDQDPALAAARLSGITAPTVQRWAIRPRDFDGLVTQAARTLGSECGTRVDLGEVHDMTRRTPDGGLLEWRLTRRTPLALGGIQPFLIDWKDSPHPAEQDMPSVELERLWAETPEVDRTRSVLRFLDATLEVEAGDTESLHATLKGPGGSWTL; encoded by the coding sequence ATGTCCCTGGCTGCCGATTTCGACCATCTTGTCGTCGCCGTACCGAATCTTGCCGATTCTGTTGAGCAATGTCACAACGTGCTGGGAGTGCGACCTATTCCCGGCGGCGCTCATCCCGGGCTCGGGACGGCCAATGCGCTGCTCGGACTCGAAGTCGCAGCGCTCGGTCCCGGTGCTCGCACCTATCTCGAGATCCTCGGCCCCGATCCCGACCAGGATCCGGCGCTCGCCGCCGCGCGACTGAGCGGCATCACCGCACCGACAGTGCAGCGGTGGGCGATCCGCCCCCGCGATTTCGACGGACTCGTCACGCAGGCCGCACGGACACTCGGGTCCGAGTGCGGCACCCGGGTCGACCTCGGCGAGGTTCATGACATGACCAGGCGGACACCCGACGGAGGCCTGCTCGAATGGAGGCTGACCAGGCGGACTCCGCTCGCCCTCGGCGGGATCCAACCGTTCCTCATCGACTGGAAGGATTCGCCGCACCCGGCAGAGCAGGACATGCCGAGCGTCGAGCTCGAACGACTGTGGGCCGAAACCCCGGAGGTCGACAGGACTCGCAGTGTTCTGCGATTCTTGGACGCTACCCTCGAAGTCGAGGCAGGGGACACCGAATCCCTGCACGCCACACTGAAAGGTCCGGGTGGATCATGGACGCTCTGA